Proteins encoded within one genomic window of Nitrospira sp.:
- a CDS encoding Zeta toxin family protein produces the protein MSKKIIIIAGPNGAGKTTFARSFLPEEAQCPRFINADLIAAGLAPFAPETAAIKAGRLMLEEIAACAQRGESFAFETTLAGLSYLSHIRQWREQGYHVSLFFLALPDADAAIARVAERVRQGGHDIPESVIRRRFAAGLRHFHEAYKAAVDAWAHYDSVGETPILLEWGENQ, from the coding sequence ATGAGCAAAAAGATCATCATCATCGCTGGCCCCAACGGCGCAGGAAAAACGACCTTTGCGCGTTCGTTCCTCCCGGAGGAAGCGCAATGCCCGCGTTTCATCAATGCGGACCTGATCGCGGCGGGACTGGCACCGTTCGCCCCCGAAACCGCGGCGATCAAGGCCGGACGCCTGATGCTGGAGGAGATTGCCGCCTGTGCTCAACGTGGAGAAAGCTTTGCCTTTGAGACGACGCTCGCCGGGCTGAGTTATCTGTCCCACATCAGACAGTGGCGGGAGCAGGGTTATCACGTGAGCCTGTTCTTCCTCGCACTGCCGGATGCAGATGCGGCAATTGCTCGCGTGGCGGAGCGGGTGCGGCAAGGCGGGCATGACATCCCGGAAAGCGTGATCCGGCGGCGGTTCGCTGCAGGACTGCGTCACTTCCACGAGGCCTACAAGGCCGCTGTGGATGCCTGGGCACACTATGATAGTGTGGGTGAAACTCCGATCCTGCTGGAATGGGGGGAGAACCAATAA
- a CDS encoding NADH-quinone oxidoreductase subunit N, which produces MILQDFIALSPILDLGAFCIVTMLAIAFRRNHARIAVCAFLSCLFTLATLPWAATVAPRAVTTLLVVDGHALLYMGLILSATMVIIALSYRYLNSQFHEQDGVEEYYLLLLLATFGGLVLTTAAHFVSFFLGFELLGLSLCSLIGYLRTRRNPLEAAVKYLLLSITASAFLLFGLALLYFESGAMTFHEVGVSVKQWQTVPALWLGGLILVLVGIALKLGLAPFHMWIPDVYQGAPTPITTYIATVSKAAVMALLLRLATEVGILELPPVVHLFSLLAVVSMVTGNVLALLQQNVKRLLAYSSIAHFGYVLVALLAGGPPAAEAVTFYVIVYCAMSLGAFGVVTVYSSEGGEKDRVEDYQGLFWTRPWLAGMLALSLLSLAGIPVTAGFIGKFYAITAGVEAGLWWLVLALIANSVVSLYYYLRLFVTLFGEVAIQEALPQQETVQRSEFVSWTAVCSLGFVASIILLLGVYPEPLIQLIRESVSNLLMVVAQRP; this is translated from the coding sequence ATGATCCTCCAAGACTTCATCGCTCTTTCGCCCATTCTGGATCTCGGGGCCTTCTGCATCGTGACGATGCTGGCGATTGCCTTCAGACGGAATCATGCAAGGATTGCGGTCTGTGCGTTTCTATCGTGCCTGTTCACCCTCGCAACGTTGCCCTGGGCAGCCACGGTGGCACCACGAGCCGTGACAACCTTACTGGTCGTGGATGGACATGCCTTGTTGTATATGGGGCTCATATTGAGTGCGACGATGGTCATCATTGCACTGTCGTACCGATACCTGAACAGTCAGTTTCATGAGCAAGACGGTGTCGAGGAATATTACCTGCTCTTGCTACTTGCCACGTTCGGGGGATTGGTCCTGACCACCGCTGCGCACTTCGTATCATTTTTTCTTGGATTCGAACTCCTTGGGCTGTCGCTCTGCAGTCTGATCGGGTATTTGCGAACCAGACGAAATCCGCTCGAAGCCGCGGTGAAGTACCTGCTGCTCTCCATCACGGCATCAGCATTCCTCCTGTTTGGCCTGGCCTTGTTGTATTTCGAAAGCGGGGCCATGACCTTCCACGAGGTTGGCGTGAGTGTGAAACAGTGGCAGACGGTTCCAGCACTGTGGCTGGGAGGATTGATCCTGGTCCTGGTCGGTATCGCATTGAAGCTCGGTCTCGCACCGTTTCACATGTGGATTCCCGATGTGTATCAGGGAGCACCGACTCCCATCACGACATACATCGCGACGGTCTCCAAGGCAGCGGTGATGGCACTGCTGCTCCGCCTTGCCACTGAGGTCGGGATATTGGAATTGCCACCCGTTGTGCACCTGTTCAGTCTTCTGGCTGTTGTCTCGATGGTCACAGGGAATGTGCTTGCGCTCTTGCAACAGAATGTGAAACGGCTCCTGGCCTATTCGTCGATTGCCCACTTCGGCTACGTGCTCGTGGCCTTGCTGGCCGGTGGTCCTCCCGCTGCGGAAGCAGTCACCTTCTATGTGATCGTCTATTGTGCCATGTCGTTAGGGGCTTTTGGCGTCGTCACGGTCTATTCGAGTGAGGGAGGGGAGAAGGACCGTGTCGAGGACTATCAAGGCTTGTTTTGGACTCGTCCTTGGCTCGCGGGCATGTTGGCACTGAGCTTGTTGTCGTTGGCCGGCATCCCAGTGACGGCGGGATTCATCGGGAAATTTTATGCGATCACGGCTGGTGTTGAGGCTGGCCTGTGGTGGCTGGTGTTGGCGCTGATTGCGAACAGCGTCGTGAGTCTCTACTATTACCTTCGACTGTTCGTGACTCTGTTCGGTGAGGTAGCAATACAGGAAGCACTTCCTCAACAGGAGACGGTGCAGCGGTCAGAGTTTGTCAGTTGGACGGCCGTATGCTCGCTCGGATTTGTCGCATCGATCATCCTTCTTTTGGGAGTCTATCCAGAACCGCTGATCCAGCTCATCCGTGAATCCGTCAGCAATCTACTCATGGTGGTTGCGCAGAGACCGTGA
- a CDS encoding NADH-quinone oxidoreductase subunit M, whose amino-acid sequence MALWLLILIPILAAPVAWMGQQWSRHAPRWIVLGALAIDFILALLLGGQHSAVQPSEHGAWLVESHTSWIPRWGISLHLGLDGLSVILILLTVFVGIVATIASWTDIQSRVGLFHCQVLLTLGGVIGVFLAIDLFLFFFFWELMLIPMYILIVIWGHAQRRHASFKFFLFTQAGSLVLLVAIVALALLHQQATGRPSFDYADLMGLTLTSETARWLMLAFLIGFLVKLPAPPFHTWLPDTYAEAPTGATIILAGILAKTGAYGLLRFTLPLFPEALSEVSPIAMGLGVVGILYAAVLACAQTDIKRLVAYSSISHMGFILLGTFAGTELALQGVMMQMVAHGLSTAGLFLLAGALEERYQTRDMGQMGGLWSVTPRLATMTLFFACASLGLPGLANFIGEFLVLFGSYATQPVMIILAALGMVMAAIYSLGMMQRTFFGRQQDTRTASDLSNVAFGTVLFIAGLQIWLGLYPKVVLTTTKPVMEQLIQHALVSANPPHMPSESLLSSHIVTSQGSTP is encoded by the coding sequence ATGGCTCTCTGGCTACTCATACTCATCCCAATTCTCGCAGCGCCCGTTGCATGGATGGGACAGCAATGGTCTCGTCACGCGCCTCGTTGGATCGTACTCGGGGCGTTGGCGATTGATTTCATCCTGGCGCTTCTGCTCGGAGGACAACATTCCGCAGTACAGCCTTCAGAACATGGGGCATGGCTTGTAGAAAGTCACACCAGTTGGATTCCCCGTTGGGGCATCAGTCTCCATCTCGGCCTCGATGGACTGAGTGTCATCCTTATTCTATTAACGGTCTTCGTCGGGATCGTGGCCACGATCGCCTCCTGGACAGACATCCAGAGTCGCGTCGGATTGTTTCATTGTCAGGTCCTGCTCACCCTGGGGGGTGTCATCGGGGTGTTTTTGGCCATCGACCTGTTTCTGTTTTTCTTCTTTTGGGAGCTCATGCTCATCCCCATGTATATCCTGATCGTCATCTGGGGCCATGCACAGCGCCGGCATGCCTCGTTCAAATTCTTTCTCTTTACACAGGCCGGGAGCTTGGTGCTGCTGGTTGCGATTGTGGCGCTCGCGCTCCTGCATCAACAGGCCACTGGGCGACCGAGTTTCGACTATGCCGATCTGATGGGACTGACCCTGACCAGTGAGACAGCTCGATGGTTGATGCTGGCATTTCTCATCGGGTTTCTCGTGAAGCTGCCGGCCCCTCCCTTTCATACGTGGCTACCGGATACCTACGCAGAGGCTCCCACCGGAGCCACGATCATCCTCGCCGGGATCTTAGCGAAGACGGGCGCCTATGGTTTGTTGCGATTCACACTTCCATTGTTTCCCGAGGCCTTGAGCGAGGTTTCGCCCATCGCCATGGGGCTCGGTGTGGTTGGGATTCTCTATGCAGCGGTATTGGCCTGTGCCCAAACAGATATCAAACGACTGGTGGCCTACAGCAGCATCAGCCACATGGGGTTCATCCTGCTTGGCACCTTCGCCGGCACGGAACTCGCGTTGCAGGGAGTGATGATGCAGATGGTGGCGCATGGGCTGAGTACCGCTGGCCTCTTCCTGCTGGCTGGCGCACTTGAGGAGCGGTATCAGACGAGGGACATGGGCCAGATGGGAGGACTCTGGAGCGTGACGCCACGTCTTGCCACGATGACGCTTTTCTTTGCCTGTGCGTCATTGGGGTTGCCAGGGCTGGCAAATTTTATCGGTGAGTTCCTCGTGCTCTTTGGATCCTATGCGACTCAACCGGTCATGATCATTCTGGCAGCCCTCGGCATGGTGATGGCGGCCATCTATTCCCTGGGTATGATGCAGCGCACGTTCTTTGGCCGACAACAAGACACCCGTACAGCCTCAGACCTATCAAATGTCGCATTTGGAACCGTACTGTTCATCGCAGGCCTGCAGATCTGGCTGGGGCTCTATCCGAAGGTCGTGTTGACCACGACGAAGCCGGTCATGGAACAACTGATACAGCATGCACTGGTGTCTGCCAATCCGCCTCACATGCCATCAGAATCCCTGCTGTCGTCCCACATCGTGACCTCGCAGGGGAGTACCCCATGA
- the nuoL gene encoding NADH-quinone oxidoreductase subunit L: MLSLLWLIPVFPLTGFLLLALCGERLSRQHIAWVGCGSVGAAAVTTALVATDFFSLFPARESYQQTLWNWIDTSGMTVGISWYLDALSLLMVAVITGIGFLIHLYSAEYMAHDDGYARFFAYMNLFVAAMLTLVLADNLLLLYLGWEGVGLCSYLLIGFWYREPEYGTAAQKAFIVTRIGDTALAIGLFILFTQFKTLSIQQVQSLATEAWPVGSNLAMIVAVLFLIGAVGKSAQLPLQVWLPDAMAGPTPVSALIHAATMVTAGVYLIARMHHLFELAPMVQEGIAVLGLVTLLLAATSALVQQDIKRVLAYSTMSQIGYMFLALGVGAWSAALFHFLTHSCFKALLFLAAGSVIHSLHHEQNIFKMGGLRRHLPWTFWTFLIGAAAMSGVPLITSGFYSKDWILWSVWSSPLSHRWIWFGALLGAMLTGLYSFRLIFRVFFGEVRTQPTGESGLAMRLPLVVLAFLALTVGFLEMPHTLGNVTLFSHYLSHALPTTALLPGMDESSEAREQLAVTVAALLGIGLAALLFLPGSLVGARGTDQSTSHPSVTLLQGGWGFDRLYDRLFVRPWFAVTRNSSDMVDRGYEWLAVCAESCHGWLSHTQTGQVRWYAATIAVGTLMLLGLFAM; encoded by the coding sequence ATGCTTAGTCTACTGTGGCTCATTCCCGTTTTCCCACTCACAGGCTTTCTGCTGTTGGCTCTGTGTGGTGAACGGTTGAGTCGACAGCACATCGCGTGGGTTGGTTGCGGATCGGTTGGGGCAGCCGCCGTGACGACCGCGCTTGTCGCCACAGACTTTTTCAGCCTCTTTCCCGCCCGCGAGTCCTACCAGCAAACGTTATGGAATTGGATCGACACGTCCGGAATGACGGTCGGCATTTCCTGGTATCTGGATGCGTTGTCACTCTTGATGGTGGCGGTGATCACCGGCATCGGTTTCTTGATCCATCTGTACTCCGCTGAGTACATGGCTCACGATGATGGCTACGCCAGGTTTTTCGCCTACATGAATCTCTTCGTGGCCGCCATGCTGACGCTGGTGTTGGCCGACAATCTCCTTCTGCTCTATCTGGGCTGGGAAGGGGTAGGGCTCTGCAGCTATCTGTTGATTGGATTTTGGTATCGCGAACCCGAGTACGGCACGGCCGCGCAGAAGGCCTTCATCGTGACTCGCATCGGAGATACGGCGCTGGCCATCGGGCTCTTCATCCTCTTCACACAATTCAAAACCTTATCGATCCAACAGGTCCAGAGTCTGGCGACGGAGGCCTGGCCAGTGGGTTCGAACCTGGCCATGATCGTGGCCGTGCTCTTCTTGATCGGAGCGGTTGGAAAGTCGGCGCAATTGCCGCTTCAAGTGTGGTTACCGGACGCGATGGCAGGCCCCACTCCAGTCAGTGCGCTGATCCATGCGGCCACGATGGTGACAGCAGGGGTCTACCTTATTGCTCGCATGCATCATCTGTTTGAGCTCGCGCCGATGGTGCAAGAGGGTATTGCGGTGCTCGGCCTCGTGACGTTGCTGCTTGCAGCAACCAGCGCCTTGGTGCAGCAGGATATTAAGCGGGTGCTCGCCTATTCGACGATGAGCCAGATCGGCTACATGTTTCTGGCACTCGGCGTCGGAGCCTGGTCTGCCGCGCTCTTTCATTTTCTCACCCATTCCTGCTTCAAAGCCTTGCTCTTCCTGGCGGCTGGATCAGTCATTCACAGTCTCCACCATGAGCAGAACATCTTCAAGATGGGTGGCCTTCGGCGGCATCTGCCCTGGACCTTTTGGACGTTCTTGATTGGGGCTGCGGCTATGTCTGGTGTCCCTCTCATCACATCCGGGTTTTACAGCAAAGATTGGATCTTATGGTCGGTCTGGTCTTCACCTCTCAGCCATCGATGGATCTGGTTTGGTGCGCTACTCGGGGCCATGCTGACCGGGCTCTACAGTTTCCGGCTGATCTTTCGGGTCTTTTTCGGAGAGGTTCGCACACAACCGACCGGCGAATCAGGGCTGGCCATGCGCCTACCTCTGGTGGTGCTGGCGTTCTTGGCGCTCACCGTCGGTTTTCTCGAGATGCCCCACACACTCGGGAATGTCACTCTGTTTAGCCACTACCTGTCGCATGCGCTCCCAACGACAGCGCTGCTTCCTGGGATGGATGAATCGAGCGAGGCCCGTGAACAGCTGGCAGTGACCGTCGCGGCACTGCTCGGGATCGGCCTTGCCGCGCTCCTGTTCCTGCCTGGCTCCCTCGTTGGTGCGCGAGGGACAGATCAATCCACGTCTCACCCTTCGGTAACCTTGCTGCAAGGAGGGTGGGGGTTCGATCGACTCTATGATCGTCTGTTCGTGCGGCCCTGGTTTGCTGTAACCAGAAATTCTAGTGATATGGTCGATCGCGGGTACGAGTGGCTGGCCGTCTGCGCCGAGTCCTGTCATGGCTGGTTGAGTCACACCCAGACGGGGCAGGTCCGGTGGTATGCCGCCACCATTGCAGTTGGAACGCTGATGTTACTTGGTCTATTTGCGATGTAA
- the nuoK gene encoding NADH-quinone oxidoreductase subunit NuoK encodes MLSTPALVLAIILFGLGLIGLLSRRNILYMLLSLEIMLNAAALAFIAGGARWGQVDGEIMFLFILTLAAAEVSVALGIVLQLSYRFRTLDADAFCEMRG; translated from the coding sequence ATGCTGAGTACGCCTGCACTGGTATTGGCCATCATATTGTTTGGTCTCGGATTGATCGGCTTATTGAGTCGGCGAAACATCCTGTACATGCTCCTCTCGCTCGAAATCATGTTGAATGCTGCCGCGCTTGCGTTCATTGCCGGAGGGGCTCGTTGGGGACAAGTCGATGGGGAGATCATGTTCCTGTTTATCCTCACCTTGGCGGCAGCTGAAGTGTCTGTGGCACTGGGGATTGTGCTGCAGCTGTCGTATCGGTTCAGGACATTGGACGCTGATGCATTCTGTGAAATGAGAGGGTGA
- the nuoJ gene encoding NADH-quinone oxidoreductase subunit J, producing the protein MEMLFYIAAAVTVLATLRVITHVHAVHALLYLVVALIALSLIFYLLGAQFAAALEIIIYGGAIMVLFIFVVMLLGPLAVEQERTWFSLSAWVGPSILALVLLGEVGYLIASGDHPTMAVGEPRQKAISIALYGPYIIGVELASMLLLPGLIGAYHLGRRLLSEARSC; encoded by the coding sequence ATGGAGATGCTCTTCTATATCGCTGCCGCGGTGACTGTCTTGGCGACGCTACGCGTGATCACGCATGTGCATGCCGTCCACGCGCTGCTCTATCTGGTCGTCGCGCTGATCGCGTTGTCACTGATTTTCTATTTGCTCGGTGCACAGTTTGCCGCCGCGCTTGAAATCATTATTTATGGCGGTGCCATCATGGTCCTGTTCATCTTTGTCGTGATGCTCTTAGGACCACTCGCGGTTGAACAGGAACGGACGTGGTTCTCACTTAGTGCATGGGTAGGGCCTAGTATCCTGGCCCTGGTGCTTCTGGGAGAAGTGGGATATCTCATTGCTTCCGGGGACCATCCCACGATGGCAGTCGGGGAACCTAGGCAGAAAGCGATCTCTATCGCCCTCTACGGACCCTACATCATTGGGGTGGAATTGGCGTCCATGCTGTTGTTGCCAGGGTTGATCGGGGCCTATCACTTAGGGCGCCGTCTATTGAGTGAGGCCCGTTCATGCTGA
- the nuoI gene encoding NADH-quinone oxidoreductase subunit NuoI, producing MNTWLYARNLVVGLWIVFKRTFTKPVTVQYPEEQPYLPPRWRGRIVLTRDPDGEERCVACYLCSAACPVDCISLQAADNPEAHERRYPEFFRINFSRCIYCGMCEEACPTNAIQLIPDFEQSEYARRNLVYEKEDLLISGTGKYHEYNFYRMAGVRTRDKDKGEGEHELPPVDVKSLMP from the coding sequence ATGAACACGTGGTTATACGCCCGGAATCTCGTCGTGGGGTTATGGATCGTCTTTAAACGGACCTTCACGAAGCCGGTGACGGTTCAGTATCCAGAAGAGCAACCCTATTTGCCACCACGTTGGCGTGGACGCATCGTCCTCACCAGAGATCCCGACGGAGAAGAGCGGTGTGTGGCTTGTTACCTCTGCTCTGCAGCCTGTCCCGTCGATTGCATTTCGCTTCAGGCTGCGGACAATCCAGAGGCTCACGAGCGCCGTTATCCGGAGTTCTTCCGAATCAACTTTTCGCGCTGCATTTACTGTGGCATGTGCGAAGAAGCCTGTCCGACCAATGCGATCCAGCTGATTCCAGATTTCGAACAGAGTGAATATGCGCGCCGGAATCTGGTCTATGAGAAAGAAGACCTCCTCATCAGCGGGACCGGTAAGTATCACGAGTATAATTTTTATCGAATGGCCGGCGTAAGGACTCGCGACAAAGACAAAGGAGAAGGGGAGCACGAACTTCCACCGGTAGATGTGAAGAGTTTGATGCCGTAA
- the nuoH gene encoding NADH-quinone oxidoreductase subunit NuoH, which produces MDWSHTALTIAVILGSCLTLAGMLIWVERRLLGVWQERYGPNRLGPGGCLQSLADMIKIFTKEDWIPPFADKAVFVITPAIVVITALMSFAVIPIAPNFVVADLNVGVLFFLAMSSLAAYSVIIGGWASNNKFAFLGSLRAIAQLLSYEVFMGISLMGAVILAGSFNLSDIVNAQQHQWFVIPQFFGFLGFFMAGLAEAHRTPFDMPEAEAELVAGYHSEYSGMKFGMFFVGEYLSILLLSAMTVILFFGGWHGPWLPPVVWFGLKMFGFIALIILIRAAWPRYRFDQLLSFGWKVVMPLALINLLVTGGVVLWRAG; this is translated from the coding sequence ATCGATTGGAGCCATACCGCACTCACCATCGCCGTCATTCTTGGCAGCTGCCTGACCTTGGCCGGGATGCTGATCTGGGTCGAACGTCGACTGCTCGGAGTGTGGCAAGAACGATACGGCCCCAACCGTCTGGGGCCAGGCGGGTGCCTGCAATCACTGGCGGATATGATCAAGATCTTTACGAAAGAAGATTGGATTCCGCCCTTCGCTGATAAGGCAGTGTTCGTCATTACGCCGGCCATCGTCGTAATCACGGCACTCATGTCGTTTGCGGTGATACCGATCGCGCCCAACTTCGTGGTCGCCGATCTCAATGTGGGTGTCCTCTTCTTTTTGGCCATGTCGAGCCTGGCCGCCTACAGTGTCATCATTGGAGGATGGGCTTCCAACAACAAATTCGCGTTTCTCGGCAGCCTTCGGGCGATCGCGCAATTGTTGAGCTACGAAGTCTTCATGGGGATCTCGCTGATGGGAGCTGTAATTTTGGCAGGCTCGTTCAACCTAAGCGATATCGTGAATGCGCAACAGCATCAATGGTTTGTGATCCCTCAGTTCTTTGGGTTTCTTGGGTTTTTCATGGCGGGACTGGCTGAAGCGCACCGCACCCCATTCGATATGCCTGAGGCGGAAGCGGAGCTCGTTGCCGGCTACCACTCCGAGTACAGTGGGATGAAATTTGGGATGTTCTTTGTCGGCGAATACCTGAGCATCCTCCTCCTTTCAGCCATGACCGTCATTCTTTTCTTCGGTGGGTGGCACGGACCCTGGCTGCCGCCGGTGGTGTGGTTTGGCTTGAAGATGTTCGGCTTCATCGCCTTGATCATCCTGATTCGCGCGGCCTGGCCTCGATACCGATTTGATCAGCTCCTGTCATTCGGGTGGAAAGTCGTGATGCCACTCGCGTTGATCAATCTGTTGGTGACGGGCGGGGTGGTGTTGTGGAGAGCAGGATAG
- the nuoG gene encoding NADH-quinone oxidoreductase subunit NuoG, which translates to MATIIVDNKSYTVDEQQNLLAACLGHGLNVPYFCWHPAMGSVGACRQCAVKQFKDDRDQSGRLVMSCMTPATNGTRISIDDPEAKAFRASVIEWLMVNHPHDCPVCDEGGECHLQDMTVMTGHVYRRYRYQKRTHHNQALGPFIRHEMNRCIQCYRCVRYYRDYAGGRDLNVFGSHDAVYFGREQDGTLENEFSGNLVEVCPTGVFTDKTFFHHYTRKWDLQAAQSICPHCSLGCNTTAAERSGTLRRITNRFNSQVNGYFLCDRGRFGYEYVNSPHRIKRAVVRQERHQSQLGTTEGVPQPLEFAADCVRQARGIVGIGSPRASLEANVALQSLVGPQNFYQGINEQEGQLLSTILKVLQTGLVPSASIHDAEQSDAVFVLGADLLNEAPRLALALLQSIRQQPMEQVDELKIPQWDEAAVRNAVQNRRGPLFLTGYQRTWFHEYATDTYFAAPDDIARLGFAVAGSISQGAPSIPDLSTEVKDLTQRIAEALTHAQRPLIIAGTESGSQATIEAAANVAWALHQQGKQPRLSFVLPECNSAGLALLGGGSLNNAFDAIRQGKADTVIVLENDLYRRADQVKVDTFFKIAKTVVVIDSVENRTTAHADVLLPAATGPESDGTFVNQEGRAQRFYQVFVPDGDVKESWRWLSDLGRTTSQEGGNESGVATWRNFDDAVSATAIAAPELARIGEVAPSASFRLVGQKAPRQSERCSGRTSLISHLTMHEPPPPVDHDSPLGFTMEGYRGPLPSPLISQFWAPGWNSIQAVNTYQDEVGGPLRDEMPGVRLIEPVAPKAAGWFTTIPRAFQPTAHQWLLLPLSAVFGSDELSNQSPAIAQRIGKPFLSLHPSDGARLTLEDHSTIDLMLQGTTYRLVVHLDPSTPVGTAGLSLVPEVSGVSVPAWVDLLKAIQTEQTRRAA; encoded by the coding sequence ATGGCAACCATCATTGTCGATAACAAGTCATATACCGTGGATGAGCAACAGAATTTGCTCGCCGCCTGTCTGGGACATGGGCTGAACGTGCCCTATTTCTGCTGGCATCCGGCCATGGGATCAGTCGGAGCCTGCCGCCAGTGTGCGGTCAAACAGTTCAAAGATGATCGAGATCAGTCTGGGCGACTGGTGATGTCCTGCATGACACCAGCGACGAACGGCACTCGGATCTCGATCGATGATCCAGAGGCCAAGGCCTTTCGCGCATCAGTCATCGAATGGCTGATGGTGAACCATCCACACGACTGCCCAGTCTGTGACGAAGGAGGGGAGTGCCATTTACAAGACATGACGGTCATGACCGGGCATGTCTACCGGCGCTACCGCTATCAAAAACGAACCCATCACAATCAGGCTCTCGGCCCATTCATTCGGCATGAGATGAATCGATGTATTCAGTGTTACCGCTGCGTACGATATTACCGAGATTATGCGGGTGGACGTGACCTCAACGTGTTTGGCTCGCATGACGCCGTCTACTTTGGCCGGGAACAGGATGGCACGCTGGAGAACGAATTCAGCGGAAATCTGGTGGAGGTCTGTCCGACCGGAGTCTTCACGGACAAAACCTTCTTTCACCACTACACGAGGAAATGGGATCTGCAAGCAGCCCAATCAATCTGCCCACATTGTAGCCTTGGGTGCAATACCACCGCCGCTGAACGATCTGGGACTCTGCGTCGGATCACCAATCGGTTTAACAGTCAGGTGAACGGCTACTTTTTGTGCGATCGGGGACGGTTTGGGTATGAATATGTCAATAGTCCGCATCGCATCAAGCGGGCCGTGGTGAGGCAGGAACGTCACCAATCCCAGTTGGGAACGACGGAAGGAGTACCGCAGCCCCTCGAGTTCGCAGCGGACTGTGTACGACAGGCGCGTGGGATTGTAGGCATTGGGTCGCCTCGCGCGTCGCTCGAGGCTAATGTGGCTCTTCAATCTTTGGTCGGCCCGCAGAACTTTTATCAGGGGATCAATGAGCAGGAAGGCCAACTTCTCTCGACGATACTCAAGGTACTTCAAACTGGACTGGTGCCGTCGGCGTCGATTCACGATGCCGAACAGTCAGATGCGGTCTTCGTTCTTGGAGCGGATCTCTTGAACGAGGCACCACGTTTGGCGCTGGCTCTTCTCCAGTCAATTCGGCAACAGCCGATGGAACAGGTCGATGAATTGAAGATTCCTCAATGGGATGAGGCGGCTGTGCGCAATGCGGTGCAAAACCGACGAGGCCCTCTGTTCCTCACCGGGTATCAGCGTACATGGTTTCATGAGTATGCCACTGACACTTACTTCGCCGCGCCGGATGATATTGCCAGATTGGGATTTGCCGTGGCTGGATCAATCAGTCAAGGGGCACCCTCCATTCCGGATCTCAGCACCGAGGTTAAGGACCTCACACAGCGTATTGCTGAGGCCCTGACCCATGCCCAACGCCCACTAATCATTGCCGGAACGGAAAGCGGCTCCCAGGCGACCATAGAGGCAGCAGCCAATGTAGCCTGGGCTCTGCATCAACAAGGGAAGCAGCCACGCCTCAGCTTTGTGCTTCCAGAGTGCAATAGCGCAGGCCTCGCCTTGCTCGGCGGCGGAAGCTTGAATAACGCGTTCGATGCAATCCGTCAGGGAAAGGCCGATACCGTGATCGTGCTGGAGAATGACTTGTATCGTCGCGCGGATCAGGTAAAAGTCGATACCTTCTTTAAGATAGCAAAAACGGTTGTTGTCATCGATTCGGTTGAGAATCGCACGACGGCGCATGCCGATGTGCTGCTTCCGGCTGCCACAGGTCCGGAATCCGATGGGACATTTGTCAATCAAGAAGGCCGAGCCCAACGGTTCTACCAAGTGTTTGTCCCGGACGGTGACGTCAAAGAGAGCTGGCGGTGGCTGAGTGACCTTGGCCGTACAACTTCACAGGAGGGTGGGAATGAATCCGGAGTGGCGACCTGGCGCAACTTCGACGATGCGGTCTCCGCAACGGCGATAGCGGCTCCTGAGCTGGCACGCATTGGAGAGGTCGCACCGTCAGCGAGTTTTCGTTTGGTGGGTCAAAAAGCTCCCAGGCAGTCTGAGCGATGCAGTGGGCGTACGTCACTGATCTCTCATCTGACCATGCACGAACCGCCTCCTCCCGTTGATCATGATTCGCCGCTTGGATTTACGATGGAAGGATATCGAGGACCACTTCCTTCACCGCTGATTTCCCAATTCTGGGCTCCTGGCTGGAATTCTATCCAGGCTGTGAATACGTATCAAGACGAAGTCGGTGGTCCATTACGCGATGAAATGCCGGGAGTCCGGCTCATCGAACCAGTTGCCCCGAAGGCAGCCGGTTGGTTCACCACCATTCCACGTGCATTTCAACCAACCGCACATCAATGGTTGCTGCTTCCTCTATCTGCCGTGTTTGGAAGCGACGAACTCAGCAACCAATCTCCGGCGATTGCCCAACGGATTGGCAAGCCGTTCCTGTCCTTGCATCCATCAGATGGAGCGCGGTTGACCCTTGAGGACCACAGCACGATTGATCTGATGTTGCAGGGGACGACGTACCGCCTTGTTGTGCACCTCGATCCTTCTACCCCTGTGGGGACGGCAGGTCTCTCCCTTGTGCCTGAGGTATCTGGCGTCAGCGTGCCGGCTTGGGTTGATCTGTTGAAGGCAATCCAAACGGAACAAACGCGGAGGGCTGCATGA